From Rutidosis leptorrhynchoides isolate AG116_Rl617_1_P2 chromosome 3, CSIRO_AGI_Rlap_v1, whole genome shotgun sequence, a single genomic window includes:
- the LOC139902268 gene encoding uncharacterized protein → MECFSSLDMFCVVDFIQSTLKLLFIYNLAEITQWVVLCANVICMNIDLTQLSVLGCNSSFFSLIPKKESPTHIQDYRPISLIGRQILDGPLIINEVVDWCKRKKKKALFFKVDFDKAFDSIYWDYIFSMISFMGFDFKWIRWIKACLTSSYASLLLNGSPSFEFHIGRGLRQGDPLSPFLFIIGMEGLQAAISYACHSSIYSGLRIGGVNSDLRLSRCFFADDVLFVGEWNDNNARTLLAVLACFFAVSGLKINLSKSSVYGVGISTQESSRMAAIMGCAPCSLPFKFLGLPVGQNMNREVGWEYIIKKVQKRLSSWKVNLLSFGGRLTLIKSVMGSLGLSVPCLKSLNHALLYKWRWRFVSNQNSCWAKVISAIHGQSPNGHIPCASYASGTWSSINKCISSLHSVNVITPSSIRCKLGSGSSLDFWHDPWLDGTPLLNRYPRLFALESEKNGSVASHFGSNGWQWSWRRDIREGEEQSQYMDLSKALSDVSLSSDYDSWCWECSSDGLYSVSIARTRIQASNLAPFSLPTLWCKHVPIKINVFIWRLKMHRLATLRNLEARGLNFDNSCCGFCDVSEESHSHLFVRCDTTYQIWCRTGNWLGIAFPIWNSIDDIWPWIDSNFPNGKKRIIITVIAYSILWNIWRLRNCITFKDHTFNRSHVFDNIVLSSFNWLYARYHKSILNWTVWLQTPMYSL, encoded by the exons ATGGAGT GTTTTAGCTCATTGGATATGTTCTGTGTTGTGGACTTTATTCAGAGTACCTTAAAGCTTCTCTTCATCTATAATCTTGCTGAAATCA cTCAATGGGTTGTTTTGTGTGCTAATGTGATTTGTATGAATATAGATTTAACTCAGTTAAGTGTTTT AGGTTGTAACTCGTCTTTTTTTTCATTGATCCCGAAGAAAGAGAGCCCTACTCATATTCAGGACTATCGGCCGATTAGCCTCATTG GAAGGCAAATTTTAGATGGTCCTTTAATTATCAATGAAGTTGTGGATTGGTGTAAGCGAAAAAAGAAAAAAGCCTTGTTTTTTAAGGTCGATTTTGATAAAGCTTTTGACTCGATCTATTGGGATTACATCTTTTCTATGATTAGTTTCATGGGTTTCGATTTTAAATGGATCCGTTGGATTAAGGCGTGCCTCACTTCTTCATATGCTTCGTTACTACTTAATGGAAGCCCTTCTTTCGAATTCCATATCGGTCGCGGCCTTCGTCAAGGAGATCCTTTATCTCCATTTCTATTCATAATTGGTATGGAAGGGTTACAAGCGGCGATAAGTTATGCTTGTCATTCTTCGATTTATTCGGGTCTTCGCATTGGAGGGGTTAATAGTGATCTTCGGTTATCCCGCTGTTTTTTTGCGGACGATGTTTTATTTGTGGGAGAGTGGAACGATAACAATGCGCGAACCCTTCTTGCGGTGTTGGCATGTTTTTTCGCGGTTTCTGGTCTTAAGATCAACCTGAGCAAATCCTCGGTTTATGGTGTTGGTATCTCCACTCAGGAATCTTCTCGAATGGCTGCTATCATGGGATGCGCTCCTTGTTCCTTACCTTTTAAATTTCTTGGCTTGCCGGTAGGTCAAAATATGAATCGTGAAGTCGGTTGGGAGTATATTATTAAAAAAGTTCAGAAGCGTCTTTCGTCTTGGAAGGTTAATCTTCTTTCTTTTGGAGGTCGACTAACCTTAATTAAGTCAGTTATGGGATCTCTTG GCCTCTCGGTTCCTTGTCTTAAATCGTTGAATCACGCTCTTCTCTATAAATGGAGATGGAGATTTGTCTCGAACCAGAACTCTTGTTGGGCGAAGGTGATCTCCGCTATTCACGGTCAGAGTCCAAATGGTCACATTCCTTGTGCTTCTTATGCGTCTGGAACATGGTCCTCTATTAACAAATGTATTAGCAGCTTGCACAGCGTTAATGTTATTACTCCTTCTAGTATTCGCTGTAAATTGGGCAGCGGTTCTTCTTTAGACTTTTGGCATGATCCTTGGCTAGACGGTACTCCTCTCTTGAATCGTTACCCCCGTTTGTTTGCTCTAGAATCGGAAAAGAATGGTTCTGTTGCTTCTCATTTTGGTTCGAATGGTTGGCAATGGTCATGGCGCAGGGATATCAGGGAAGGAGAGGAACAATCTCAATACATGGATTTGTCCAAGGCCTTAAGTGATGTGTCTTTATCTTCTGATTATGATAGTTGGTGTTGGGAGTGCTCGTCGGATGGGCTTTATTCTGTTTCTATTGCCAGAACTCGAATCCAAGCGTCGAATCTTGCTCCCTTTTCCTTGCCCACATTATGGTGTAAGCACGTTCCTATCAAGATTAATGTTTTTATTTGGCGTCTCAAGATGCATAGACTCGCTACTTTACGCAACTTGGAGGCTAGAGGTTTGAATTTTGATAACTCATGTTGTGGTTTTTGTGATGTTTCTGAAGAATCGCATAGCCATTTATTTGTTAGGTGTGATACTACGTACCAAATTTGGTGTAGAACAGGTAACTGGCTTGGCATTGCTTTTCCTATTTGGAACTCTATTGACGACATTTGGCCCTGGATTGATTCAAATTTTCCAAACGGTAAGAAGAGAATTATTATCACGGTTATTGCCTACTCGATTCTTTGGAACATATGGAGGCTCCGAAATTGCATTACCTTCAAGGATCATACTTTCAATAGATCTCATGTGTTTGATAACATTGTCCTTTCAAGTTTTAATTGGTTGTACGCGAGATATCACAAGTCCATTCTAAATTGGACGGTGTGGTTACAAACTCCTATGTACTCCTTGTAA